Genomic DNA from Streptomyces sp. GS7:
GGTCGCCCGACCCGCTCCACCAGAGTCTGTTGTATCGAGCACCTATGTAAAAAGAGTGCGCCTCGGAGGCCGGTCGCGTCAACCGGGGCGTCACACAGGACGGGGCGTACACGGACGCGCCGCGGCGTGCGACACAGGGGAGGCGACAGCCGGCGCACCCGCTCTGACCTGCGGATTCACGGTGGGAGAGAGCGCCGGGCGGCCCGGACCGCGGGCGGACCGGCCCCACGGGAACGGGGGAGACGTTTTACCGGGAGGCAGCGTGCCGCCGGTGCCTGGCAGCGTCAGGACGGCAAGGGACCGCATGACGGCCCCCCCGCCGCCCCCACCCTCCGTCATCAGCCGCGACAGCCCCTGACCGGTCCCCGAAGCCGTCCCGGGCGCCGCCTGCTCCGACACGTCGCTGTCCCTCCCCGGCCACGCACTCCCCCCCTCGGGCATCGGGACATCGGCCATCGGCACCGCGGGCATCCGCCGAGGTCACGCGCCACCGGCAGGGCGACCCCGGCATCGCACCCGGGCCGCCGGAACGGCCGTTGCGCGCGCCGTCAGGTGGCTTCGTACGCCGCGCCGGCGACCGCGAGGTCCTCCCAGGCCATGCCGACGCTCTTGAAGAGGCGAGGGCGGTCCGGGTCCGCAGAGGCGGCTCCGGCGGCCAGGTCGGCGAGCGTCACCAGTGCCTCCGGGGTGAGCCGGCCGCTCTCCAGTTCCGGGATGAGGTCACCGGCTTCGCGGGCCGCGGCGGCCCGGGACTCGACCACGACGGTGCTGCCCAGGACGGTGCTGCCGTCCACCTCGCGGCTGCCGCGCTCGTGGGAGCCGACCGCGGTCACCGTGGCGTGCGGCGGGAGCAGGGAGCCGTCGAACAGCGGGGTGCGGGCGGTGGTGCAGCAGGCCACGAGATCGGCGCCGGCGACCGCGGACGGGGCACCGGCCTCGACGGTGAGGCCGGTGCCCCGGCGGGCCGCCTCGACGAACCGCTCGACGTGCGCGGGGGTGCGTCCCACGACGGTCACGTGGGTGAGCGGACGCACCGCGCGCAGCGCGTCCAGGTGGCCGCGAGCCTGCGGACCGGTGCCGAACACCACCAGGCGCCCGGCCTCGGGGACGGCGAGCAGGTCGGCGGCGAGGGCCGAGACGGCCGAGGTGCGCACGGTGGTCAGCGCGATCCCGTCGAGCAGTGCGACCGGGGTGAGGGTCGCGGCATCGAAGAGCAGGTACTGGCCCTGGACGCGGGGGAGTCCGGCGGCCGGGTTGTCCGGGGCGACGGTGGCCACCTTGACGCCCGCGTAGCGGCTGCGGTGTGCGGGCATCAGGAGCAACTGGCCGTGCTCGACGGGCACGATGGTGCGTGGCGGATCGGCTTCGGGGTCCGGCCCGTCGCGCAGCGCGGCGCGCAGCGCGTCGACGGCCGCGGCCATCGGGAGCGCGTGCAGCAGACCGGACTCGTCGATGATCCGGGGCGGGCGGGGGACCGGGGAAGTGGCGCTCATACCGCCGAGTCTGCCCCGGCCCGGCGCGTGGATGCGTGATCTTCGACGCACCGGAGCGCGGGCGGAAAGGAGGAGAGCGCCCGCGGGGCGCACCTCCCCTCGCGATGCGGCGGCGCCGCAGCCCCGGCAGCCCCGCCCCGCCGGCCGAGGGCGTCTTGCCCTGCGTCCCCCCACCGGCCCTTCGACCGCTCCCCGCCCGCCCAAGGCCCGTATCCGTAAACTCCGTCAATTCCACTGCACCGTACGGCAGTTGACCGGCCTGTCGGTTGCCAAGGACGCCGGCGATGCATGGTGTCGGTCCACCGTACGGCCGCCCCTGCCACCTCGACCGCGTTACCCACCAGCCGTGACGGCCGCCCACGACACGTGCTCAACAACCAGGCGACGCAAGGCGCCTATCCCACCCGGGCCGATCCTGGCGAGCACGCCGGCCACCCAAGCCCGTCCGCCACTCGGTGAGGGTACGGCGACCGCCACCATCGCCGGTCACGGGATATCCAGTTGCCGTCCCGTCGCGCGTGCACGTCTGCTGGTGATCGGCCGCACGGTGACGGGCCCGTATCCGAATCCGAGGCATCGTGTGCACGAGGAAACGGGCCTCCCTGCCGCTGGCCCACCTCACGCGGGCCCTGCCCCGACGCCATGTGCTGACGGGACTGCTGGCCGCACTCGTCGTGTCCAGTCTGGGCGCGGCGCTGGCCACCTCCTACTGGGTGCTGCTTGCGGCGCGGCTGCTGACCGCGCTTGCGCAGGCGCTGTTCTGGGCCGTGATGGGGCCGGCCGCGGTGGGCCTGTTCCGGCCCGAGGCGCGCGGGCATGGGGTCGGCGCGCTGTCCGTCGCCGGCTCGCTCGCCCTCGTACTCGGCGGAGAGCCGCTGCCGGCTCGGCTGCGCGAGCGGCACTGGCGCATCGCGCTGGTGTGGGCCGATGGCGGCTACACCGGACGCCTGGTCGACCTCGCCCGCGACGCCCTGCGCATCGCCCTGGCCGTGGTCAAACGCAGCGACGACGCGGCCGGTTCACCGTGTTGCCCAAGAGGTGGCTGGTGGAGCGGACGTTCGTGTGACTGATGCGCCCACGCCGCTTGGCGCGCGACTACGAGGGCCGCACCGACAGCTCGGAGGCAGTGTCGGGTGGTCGATGAGCATGGTCATGAGCCGCCGGCTCGGTCAGCGGGCACGCTGAACATCCCCGGGCGGTCCGCTGACCCGCACTGGCCGCTCGTCAGCCACCACGACCGGCGGTACCTCCTCGTCTCCACGGGATTCCGCCAGGACCTCGCCGACCGTCTCACGGGCGGTAACGAACCGCTCCCACACGGCCTCCGCCTCCCGCGGCTCGACCTGAGGGGCCTCCACCCGCTGCCGAGCGGCGCGTTCACGCTCCTCCAGCAAACCCCATCACCGACGGCATCAGCATTATTCCCCTGGGGGCTGCTTGGTGAGGGGGCAAGTCCCCTAACCGCTCGTCTCCAACTGGGACGCGCGCTGGTGTCCGAGTGTCTGCTGCCACCTCCAGCCTGAGTCCCGCAGGGCGCTGGCGCGTTGCACAAGCGCGTCGATCCGGGTGGCTGCTTCGGTCGGTTCCCAGTAGCGAGTCGATGCGGTCGTCTGGTGGGGATGCTTGCGGTAGAGGATGCTCGGCTCGGCGATGAACTCACCGGGTGCCACGGCTTCCGCGGCGAGGAGCAGAGCAACCGTCTCGGCTCCGGACAGTGCCTGCCAGCCGCCGAGCGCCATCACCAGGCGACGGTGTGCAGCGAACGTGGTCGCCTGAACGGACAGACGTTGCTCAAGCACCTCGTGGTAGAAGCGGGCGGGCTCCACGGGGCCACCCGGAGGATCGCACGGACCCGGCGCTGTGCTCCCGTCCTCGTGGAGGTCGACGCAGGCGGACACGCACCACGGAACACGTTCCAGGGTCTCGATGTCCCGTTCCAGCGCGCCCGGCAGCAGTACGTCGTCCGCGTCCAACGTCCGTATCAGGTCACCGGTCGCGCGGGCGAGGGCGTGCGTGCGCGTTACCGCTATGCGTGCTCGGAGTCCTGTGCCGTGGGTGATCCTGGGGTCGCTGGGCAGGCTGTTGGCCGGGATGCCCGAGGTCCCGTCCTCCTGCACGCACCACTCCCATTCCCAGTCATCCGGGAGCTTTTGTTCGCGCAGAGATTCGTAGGTGTCACTAATGAAGTGGTGGCTGCCTTCGTGTACGGCGGTGATGACGCTGATGATTCGCATGGGGTGGGGTCCTGTCAGAGGGAAGAGGCCACCAGTGATCATGACATGAACCCATGGCTAGAGTTTCACCCTCGGTGTCTGTCCCGTGTGCCCCGTTGCGAGCGTGGAGAGTCGAGCCCAACGGCCACCCCAACCGGCAGGGGCGCTGGTTGTGGGGCGGTGAAGGCGCCCCCCTTAGCGGCGATCCCCGGTTCGATGGCCGAGTCCATGGGGGTAGTGGTCGTAGGCGGTCAGAGCATGTATGACGGGCTCGCCGGTGCGGTCGTTGTGTCAGACCGCGGCGGTGAGCGCGAGGATGCGGCGCAGGACCCGGACGGCCACTCCGCCAGGGGTGCGGCGGCGGTGTTGTTCGAGGTCGAGTCCTCCAAGCGACTGGGCCGCCACCGCTGGACCATCGAACGCACTATGGCCTGGCTCGCCGGCTGCCGACGACTCCACCGTCGCTACGAGCGCAAAGCCGGCCACTTCCTCGCCTTCACCAGCATCGCCTGCACCCTCATCTGCTACCGCAGACTCGCCAAATGAGACGACCTCGGTCTCGATGAAGTCAAGTGCTGATCCTTCTCGGCATCCGCCGAACAGCGAGGGTTCGGCAGCGCGCTTCAGCGCCTCCACTCGGCCGGCGCATCATAAGCGCCCCGGCGTTTTCGGTGGCTGCCAGGGGCCTGGGAAGGGATCATGCGCCAGGGTTGCCATGCGGGACGTCGAGGATGATGTCGGCGGCTCGGGCGATGACGGGGGCGCGGGTGCGGCCGGGGTGGTCGGAGGCGAGGAAGTGACTGCCGACGGCCGTGCAGAAGGCGAGCAGGGCGCGAGCCTCGACCTCGTCGGGGTCGGCGCAGAAGGTGCCGATCGCGTCGCGGGCCAGCTGCATGCGCTTGTTGTCCACGCGGCGCAGGCGGTCGGCGACGGTGTGGTCACGGCGGGGGTGCGGAAGACCTGGCTGCGCAGGCCGGCGTCCAGGTGTCGTCCGATGGCGCTGTCATCCTCGACGACCAGGACGCGGGTCCCCTCCGCGGGTGCGGCGCGCACGCTTGGAAGCCCAGATGACTGATGCCAAGGGGTCGGTGATCCCTACCTTGTTGATCGGGATGAGCGAGCCATTCGTAGAGTTGGCTCGGGGCTGGGCCCCGTTGTCACTGTGGAACATCGCCCCGCCAAGGAACCCGCCCCGGGTGCGGGCGGCGGCTTCGAGGGCGTCGGTGACCAGCTCGGTGAGCGTCTGGTCGGCGATCGCCCCCCACCCCGGTGGCCGCGCCGAGGCGCAGCACCGTCTCCTGGTTTACGTACAGGACGGAATCAGCAGGAGCAGGGCCCACGGCAGCTGAGCGCCGTGGTTCTGCCCGGCCTGGCCGTAGGTGGCAAAGTCGCCGGCGTCGTTGTCGCCGTGCGCAGCCCGGCCGCCCGGGACGGCGAAGGCCGTACGGGTGCCTGAAACGGGAATGCCAGGGCGCGCGGGAGAGGTGGTTACCGCGTACGGCCATGGTGCTGCGAGACCGCTCATCACCGGTCGGTATGCATCACGTGACCGACGATTCACCGATCGTGTCGAGCGGATGTGCCGAAGCGGCCCCGTGGCCACGGTCATCTCAAGATCACGGCCTCGCCCCGCTCTGGCCGCGAAGCTCGGCCCGGTGACGTCCGATGACCGGCAGATGACGGGACGAAGTGCAGGTGAACCGCCCTTGGTCACGGGTTGGGGTGCGCCTGCAACGAGCACATCCGGCCCACAAGGCGTATATGTGAAGCCATTGGAGGTACAAACAGGGTGCGGTAAGCCGAACCGTGCGGGGGCTCCGTTCCTTCCGGGGTGCGAGCGAGGCCAGGCAGCAGGAGATGCACTGTGAAAGTCCTGCAACCCACGCTGGCGAAGATGCCGTGGATGCTCGCGGCGCTGGCCCTCGTGGCTGGCGTCCTGCTGGACCTTTTCGCGCCCGAGCCGTATACGGGACTCCCGCTGCTGGCCGCCGCACCGCTCGTCGCGGGCGCCACGCTCTCCTTCCGCTCCGCGCTCGCCGTCGTGTGTGTCACGTGCGTGGTCTCGGTGGCGGTGGACATCGAACGCGGACGTCCGGCGACGCCGTTGTTCGTCGATCTGGCCGTGGTGGGCGTGATCGGCGTGCTGGCTCTCGCGGTCAACCGGCTCATTGTTCGGCAAGGGCGCGATCTGGCGCTGGCCAGGGATGTCGCGGAGGCAGTCCAGCGAGCGGCGCTTCCGGACCCGCCGAGGGAGGTGGGGCCGCTGGCCGTGGCTGCCGGGTATACGGCGGCGCAGGCCGAGGCGCGTATCGGCGGTGATCTCTTCGCGGTGCAGGAGACGCCGTTCGGGGTGCGGATGATCATCGGGGATGTGCGGGGCAAAGGTATTGCGGCTGTCGCCGCCGTGTCGGTCGCGATCGGAGCGTTCCGTCAGGAGGCCGAGTACGCTCCCAACTTGGCCACGTTGGGAGAGCGGATGGACGAGGCGATGGCCAGGACAGCGGCCCGAAGCGGCCCGGTGATCTCCACGGAGGGTTTCACCACTGCTGTGCTGGCCGAGGTCTCCGCCGACGGGGAGGTGCTGAGCCTGGTGAACCGCGGGCATCCGCCCCCGTATCTGGTTCACGACGGACAGGTCGTACGGCTCGATCCGACCGCCCCACAGCTGCCCCTCGGGGTGGGGCTGGGCGATATCGCTCCTGGCGGCTCGGTTGCTGTCGATGTGGTGCGGCTGCCCCTGGGGGCCTCGCTGTTGCTGGTGACTGACGGTGTCACCGAGGCGCGGGACAAGCGGGGGACTTTCTATGATCCGGTCTCCTCAGGGCGTATGCGCAGGCGGTTCAGGGACCCCGATGCCCTGGTGGATGCCCTGACCAAGGATGTTGGCCGCTGGACCGAGGGCAAACACGATGACGACATGGCCATCTTGGTGGTCACCCGGCGCCGCCGCCCTCCCCACGCCGTCTGAGCCGCGCCG
This window encodes:
- a CDS encoding ornithine cyclodeaminase family protein; translated protein: MSATSPVPRPPRIIDESGLLHALPMAAAVDALRAALRDGPDPEADPPRTIVPVEHGQLLLMPAHRSRYAGVKVATVAPDNPAAGLPRVQGQYLLFDAATLTPVALLDGIALTTVRTSAVSALAADLLAVPEAGRLVVFGTGPQARGHLDALRAVRPLTHVTVVGRTPAHVERFVEAARRGTGLTVEAGAPSAVAGADLVACCTTARTPLFDGSLLPPHATVTAVGSHERGSREVDGSTVLGSTVVVESRAAAAREAGDLIPELESGRLTPEALVTLADLAAGAASADPDRPRLFKSVGMAWEDLAVAGAAYEAT
- a CDS encoding PP2C family protein-serine/threonine phosphatase; protein product: MAKMPWMLAALALVAGVLLDLFAPEPYTGLPLLAAAPLVAGATLSFRSALAVVCVTCVVSVAVDIERGRPATPLFVDLAVVGVIGVLALAVNRLIVRQGRDLALARDVAEAVQRAALPDPPREVGPLAVAAGYTAAQAEARIGGDLFAVQETPFGVRMIIGDVRGKGIAAVAAVSVAIGAFRQEAEYAPNLATLGERMDEAMARTAARSGPVISTEGFTTAVLAEVSADGEVLSLVNRGHPPPYLVHDGQVVRLDPTAPQLPLGVGLGDIAPGGSVAVDVVRLPLGASLLLVTDGVTEARDKRGTFYDPVSSGRMRRRFRDPDALVDALTKDVGRWTEGKHDDDMAILVVTRRRRPPHAV
- a CDS encoding glycosyltransferase — protein: MRIISVITAVHEGSHHFISDTYESLREQKLPDDWEWEWCVQEDGTSGIPANSLPSDPRITHGTGLRARIAVTRTHALARATGDLIRTLDADDVLLPGALERDIETLERVPWCVSACVDLHEDGSTAPGPCDPPGGPVEPARFYHEVLEQRLSVQATTFAAHRRLVMALGGWQALSGAETVALLLAAEAVAPGEFIAEPSILYRKHPHQTTASTRYWEPTEAATRIDALVQRASALRDSGWRWQQTLGHQRASQLETSG